The following are encoded together in the Ranitomeya imitator isolate aRanImi1 chromosome 4, aRanImi1.pri, whole genome shotgun sequence genome:
- the LOC138674766 gene encoding olfactory receptor 5G3-like, with product MVKVTNSHPFTDLLGLELLPVSHSPNSGSPLLTCPHSEEEQNMTIVTDFFLLGFQASRYLRISLFCLFLLIYCGTICGNLLIITLVSTSKNLQTPMYFFISQLSVSDILFSTNIVPKMLQIILYKGKTITFIGCIAQHYIFCASEVFQCLLLAVMSYDRYVAICNPLRYATIMTRTCCMKLAVISWCCGFSSTLIDSITTAMLTFCGPNIIDHFFCDMNPLLDIACSDSSVVHLEVTLLASLLAMIPTIIIIIAYAKIIAAILRIQTNTGRQKAFSTCSSHLTVVIIFYWTMFSVYVVPTQDQTINISKFLSLLYTVFTPFINPIIYSLRNHNISEAVKKNKLLIYILTFQL from the exons atggtgaaaGTTACAAACTCTCACCCTTTCACTGATTTGCtgggattagagctgcttccagtgTCGCATTCCCCCAACAGTGGCTCCCCACTTTTGACATGCCCCCACAGTGAGGAG GAACAGAATATGACCATCGTTACAGATTTCTTTCTCTTAGGATTTCAAGCTAGTAGATATTTAAGAATTTCCCTTTTCTGCCTTTTCCTGCTAATTTATTGTGGGACAATATGTGGGAACCTCCTGATCATCACCCTGGTGTCCACCAGCAAGAACCTCCAGACTCCAATGTacttcttcatctcacaactgTCCGTCAGTGACATTTTATTTAGCACAAATATTGTCCCCAAAATGCTTCAAATTATTCTGTATAAAGGGAAGACTATTACTTTTATTGGTTGTATCGCCCAACATTATATTTTTTGTGCCTCCGAAGTATTTCAATGTCTACTCCTCGCAGTGATGTCTTATGACAGATACGTGGCCATCTGTAATCCTCTACGTTACGCTACCATAATGACGAGGACTTGTTGTATGAAATTGGCCGTCATCTCTTGGTGTTGCGGTTTTTCTTCAACATTGATTGACTCAATCACAACAGCAATGCTAACATTCTGTGGTCCCAATATAATTGACCATTTCTTCTGTGACATGAATCCTCTACTGGACATTGCCTGCTCCGATTCTTCCGTTGTTCACCTTGAAGTCACATTATTAGCTTCTCTTTTAGCAATGATCCCAACCATAATAATAATTATAGCATATGCCAAGATTATTGCTGCTATCTTAAGAATTCAAACCAATACTGGCagacagaaagccttctccacctgtagctccCACCTCACCGTGGTCATTATATTCTACTGGACCATGTTCAGTGTTTATGTTGTCCCAACACAAGACCAAACTATAAATATCAGTAAATTCCTATCATTACTGTATACTGTGTTCACTCCTTTTATAAATCCTATTATATACAGTCTGAGAAATCACAATATAAGTGaagcagtgaaaaaaaataaacttttaatcTACATTTTAACTTTTCAACTTTAA
- the LOC138674767 gene encoding olfactory receptor 6N1-like, whose amino-acid sequence MDEYNLTVVTDFFLLGFQCSQNVRPILFCLILVIYCGTICVNLLIITLVSTSKNLHTPMYFFISQLSISDILLTTNTVPNMLYVLLRNGGSITFLGCMTQFYFFSTSIASECFLLTVMSYDRYVAICNPLRYSSIMTKTCCVKLAISCWLVGFSIILINVSAVSNLHFCGPNVVDHLFCDLLPLLDISCSDTFVVQLEVILLSIPSVIIPVMIIIPSYAKIIYTILRIPSNTSRQKAFSTCSSHLTVVSIFFWTLFSVYVFPTKGENRIMSKILSLLYTMFTPLVNPIIYSLRNKDILKAVEKILFRHTLHQNL is encoded by the exons ATGGAT GAGTATAATCTGACGGTAGTCACAGATTTTTTCCTTTTAGGATTTCAATGTAGCCAAAATGTAAGACCAATCCTGTTCTGCCTTATTCTGGTGATTTACTGTGGGACAATATGTGTGAATCTCCTCATCATCACCCTGGTGTCCACCAGCAAGAACCTCCACACTCCAATGTacttcttcatctcacaactgTCCATAAGTGACATCTTGTTGACAACAAATACTGTCCCCAACATGCTTTACGTTCTACTACGCAATGGGGGATCTATTACTTTTCTTGGATGTATGACCCAGTTTTATTTTTTCAGCACCTCCATAGCATCTGAATGCTTTCTTCTCACGGTGATGTCTTATGACAGATATGTAGCCATCTGTAATCCCCTCCGTTATTCTTCTATAATGACGAAAACATGCTGTGTAAAATTGGCTATTTCCTGTTGGTTGGTTGGCTTTTCCATAATATTAATTAATGTTTCAGCAGTATCAAACCTACATTTTTGTGGACCAAATGTTGTAGACCATTTATTTTGTGATCTTCTTCCCTTACTTGATATTTCCTGTTCTGACACCTTTGTTGTTCAGTTAGAAGTTATATTACTAAGCATACCATCAGTTATCATACCAGTAATGATAATAATTCCATCCTATGCTAAAATTATCTACACCATATTAAGGATTCCATCCAATACTAGCAGACAGAAAGCCTTTTCCACCTGTAGCTCCCACCTCACTGTGGTCTCCATATTCTTCTGGACTCTGTTTAGTGTTTATGTTTTCCCCACAAAAGGAGAAAATCGCATCATGAGTAAGATCCtatcactgctgtatactatgtttacTCCTTTGGTCAACCCCATCATATATAGTTTGAGAAATAAAGATATATTGAAAGCTGTAGAGAAAATATTGTTTAGGCATACACTTCATCAAAATCTATAA